In Desulfosediminicola ganghwensis, a single window of DNA contains:
- the rodA gene encoding rod shape-determining protein RodA: MIRVDRRHFENFDFVLLLLILLVCGMALFNLYSASYPPKPYGTPPYLRQAYFFLMGAACCLVILSFDYNDLHIWNYPFYFLVIMLLLLSYFVGSKAGGAQRWIDLGFFNLQPSEPAKLMLVISLASYYSRKEVIDGYNLKQLLMPILLTGFPFLLILLQPDLGTALMLGIIFVSMTLFVKVKFSTIATLGTSALVVVVFAWEKLLRPYQKQRIQTFLNPEQDMMGSGYQIFQSKIAVGSGGKFGKGYMEGTQGHLHFLPERHTDFAFSVWGEEWGFVGCLFFLGCYFFMLLWGLYVAMNARDRFGVLLAYGIVMLIFWQAVINLLMILGFLPVVGIPLPLVSYGGSSLLTTVAALGILMNVRMRRFQTHNPPGVT, encoded by the coding sequence ATGATTCGTGTTGACCGGCGGCATTTTGAAAATTTTGATTTCGTACTGCTGCTGCTTATTCTACTTGTTTGTGGTATGGCACTGTTTAATCTTTACAGTGCTTCCTACCCACCCAAACCATATGGGACACCACCCTATCTGAGGCAGGCGTATTTTTTCCTGATGGGTGCGGCCTGTTGTCTGGTCATTCTGAGTTTTGACTATAACGATCTGCATATCTGGAATTATCCGTTCTATTTCCTTGTTATCATGCTTTTACTCCTATCGTACTTTGTCGGCAGTAAGGCAGGTGGTGCACAGCGTTGGATTGACCTTGGTTTTTTTAATCTTCAGCCCTCAGAACCTGCCAAGCTGATGCTTGTCATTTCCTTGGCCAGCTATTATTCCAGAAAAGAGGTCATCGACGGTTATAACCTCAAGCAACTGCTCATGCCCATCTTGCTGACAGGCTTTCCCTTTTTGCTGATCTTGCTGCAGCCGGATCTCGGTACGGCGCTGATGCTTGGCATCATCTTTGTGTCGATGACGCTCTTTGTAAAAGTGAAATTTTCCACCATCGCAACTTTAGGGACCTCCGCTTTGGTGGTGGTGGTTTTCGCCTGGGAAAAATTACTGCGACCTTATCAGAAGCAGCGCATTCAAACCTTTCTCAATCCCGAGCAGGATATGATGGGCAGTGGGTATCAGATTTTTCAATCCAAGATTGCTGTAGGCAGTGGTGGAAAATTCGGTAAAGGATATATGGAAGGTACCCAGGGACACCTGCACTTCTTGCCGGAGCGGCACACCGACTTTGCTTTCTCGGTCTGGGGAGAGGAGTGGGGCTTTGTTGGTTGTCTTTTCTTTCTCGGTTGTTATTTTTTTATGCTGCTCTGGGGACTGTATGTGGCGATGAATGCCCGCGACAGGTTTGGTGTATTGCTTGCGTATGGAATTGTTATGTTGATCTTCTGGCAGGCGGTAATAAATCTCTTGATGATACTCGGATTTTTACCGGTTGTTGGTATTCCTTTGCCACTGGTTTCCTATGGCGGGTCCTCTTTGTTGACCACTGTCGCGGCGTTGGGAATTTTGATGAATGTGCGGATGAGAAGATTTCAGACCCATAATCCTCCCGGGGTGACCTAG
- the hemH gene encoding ferrochelatase, producing MNNHPVGIVLLNMGGPDTLEDVPQFLYNLFSDRDIIKLGPSFLQKPLARLISRRRAAKSQSIYKKIGGGSPLRKISEQQAARLERELSADGKFIVRVAMRYWAPSCEEALTELADKGVAKIIALPLYPHYTKATSGSSINDLIATHKRCMPQIPLEIVRSWPEEPGYLDVLAQRISATAEEFKGEPFELVYSAHSLPVSFIKEGDPYVDELAKTITGIEERLQLKGTLCYQSRSGPVEWLSPETSETIDRLAANGCTNILMVPISFVSDHVETLYEIDMLFKDHAAELGVRLISTPSLNSDPAFISSLRSIILRQLKNN from the coding sequence ATGAATAATCATCCAGTAGGTATTGTTCTGCTCAATATGGGCGGCCCGGACACTCTTGAAGATGTCCCTCAGTTTCTCTACAATCTCTTTTCCGACAGAGACATAATTAAACTAGGGCCTTCTTTTTTGCAGAAGCCACTCGCCCGTTTGATTTCCAGACGAAGAGCTGCCAAAAGTCAGTCCATCTATAAAAAAATAGGTGGTGGCTCTCCGCTAAGAAAAATAAGTGAGCAACAGGCTGCCCGGCTGGAAAGAGAATTATCCGCAGACGGGAAGTTCATCGTTCGTGTTGCTATGCGGTACTGGGCGCCGAGCTGTGAGGAGGCCCTCACCGAGTTAGCGGACAAGGGTGTTGCAAAAATTATCGCCCTGCCTCTCTACCCGCACTACACCAAGGCAACCTCCGGATCTTCCATTAACGACCTGATCGCTACCCATAAAAGGTGTATGCCTCAAATCCCGCTGGAGATTGTCCGTTCGTGGCCGGAAGAACCTGGGTATCTCGATGTTCTGGCCCAACGAATCTCTGCTACCGCAGAGGAATTCAAGGGAGAGCCATTCGAGTTGGTTTATAGCGCGCACAGCCTGCCGGTGTCGTTTATCAAAGAAGGTGATCCCTACGTTGATGAGCTCGCTAAAACCATCACCGGTATCGAGGAGCGGTTGCAGCTCAAGGGAACACTGTGTTACCAGTCGAGAAGTGGCCCCGTCGAGTGGCTCTCGCCTGAAACATCTGAGACCATAGACAGGCTGGCAGCCAACGGGTGTACAAACATTCTGATGGTGCCGATAAGTTTCGTTTCAGATCACGTTGAAACGCTTTATGAGATTGATATGCTTTTTAAAGATCACGCCGCAGAGCTTGGAGTTCGCCTTATTTCAACTCCCTCGCTCAATTCTGACCCAGCTTTCATCTCGTCCCTGCGCTCCATCATTCTTAGACAACTCAAAAACAACTAA
- the mreC gene encoding rod shape-determining protein MreC has translation MRNRAKARNGQSGLLSVRILLLFGTLLVVGLLLLASMLGGRFGALHRVTLDLIAPLQSAVTHSLSGVAAIKDDYIALIEVREDNKRLKALVDKYMLELSERREGYQKYKHYEELLEFKQQEGFGRITARVVGKDPSLWFQTIIIDRGSEDDVVEGMVVVNPRGVVGQIIHASENYSKVLLANAPSSAIDAMLQKNRVRGILKGAGEHGYVLQYVLKNDDVAKGDYIVTAGIGGIFPAGIPLGRVSNVRIMERGMFQEIEVEPSVDFQKLEVVFVDLTDRKKILREMYMEAER, from the coding sequence GTGAGAAATCGAGCGAAAGCGAGAAATGGACAATCTGGCCTGCTTTCAGTGCGAATCCTGCTATTGTTCGGGACTCTGCTGGTGGTGGGCCTTCTTTTGCTTGCCTCAATGCTGGGCGGGCGCTTTGGGGCGTTGCACAGGGTAACGCTTGACCTGATAGCTCCATTGCAATCAGCGGTCACGCACTCATTATCCGGGGTCGCGGCGATAAAAGACGATTATATAGCCCTGATCGAAGTCAGAGAAGACAATAAACGGCTGAAGGCGTTGGTCGATAAGTACATGCTGGAGTTGAGCGAACGTCGGGAAGGGTATCAGAAGTACAAACACTACGAGGAGTTGCTTGAGTTCAAACAGCAAGAGGGGTTTGGCCGTATAACCGCACGAGTTGTGGGTAAAGATCCGTCACTCTGGTTCCAGACTATAATTATTGACCGTGGCTCGGAAGATGATGTGGTTGAGGGTATGGTGGTGGTCAATCCGCGCGGGGTGGTAGGCCAGATTATTCATGCTTCTGAAAATTATTCCAAGGTCTTGCTGGCAAATGCGCCCAGTAGTGCAATTGATGCAATGCTTCAGAAAAACAGAGTGCGCGGCATCTTAAAAGGTGCCGGAGAGCATGGCTACGTACTGCAGTATGTTCTGAAAAATGATGATGTCGCAAAAGGTGATTATATTGTAACTGCCGGTATCGGTGGTATATTCCCGGCTGGTATTCCGCTGGGGCGTGTCTCCAATGTTCGCATCATGGAGCGTGGCATGTTTCAGGAAATAGAGGTTGAGCCGAGCGTGGATTTTCAAAAACTTGAAGTAGTTTTTGTTGACCTCACTGACCGTAAAAAAATCTTGCGTGAAATGTATATGGAGGCAGAGAGATAG
- the mrdA gene encoding penicillin-binding protein 2 has product MKLFFKEVEEFSERDEEAVDLLRRRLLGGVAVIIPFFSIIISRLWSLQILHGDDYKEHAYSNRVRVQEIAAPRGHILDRKGREIVTNRPSFNVVLMREDSHDIEEVLKRLAPVLKEDISLLWERIRKSSGVPRYLPITLKEDIDWQTLAYIENHNQEFPGIRIEVKPVRVYEYGNLASNTIGYLGVISKAELEKSDQKIYSGTDLVGKQGLEKLREADLRGGKGHRYIEVDARGFERKQLKQIDPLPGNQIYLTIDAELQKVAENLMDRDERAGAVVAMEVKTGRLLVLATTPSIVLDQFIGGISHKNWNALRDNPQHPLLNKIVQANYPPGSTYKMVIGLAGLAKGLVDRETKIYCPGHYSLGNKTYRCWKHSGHGSVNLEEALEQSCDVYFYQLGQWLGVDTIAEYAKKFGLGEKTGVEMEHEKSGLVPTKNWKRQRYGERWHDGETVIVAIGQGYNLATPIQLTVMTAALAANGKRMQPQLIEKVVDPSGEVTDTFEPIVVADEKFDSRFMDIIHQGMVDVVHGKKGTARKIAIDGLTIAGKTGTSQVVRVAKYRGLKDDDIPYNYRDHALFTCYAPADDPEIALTVIVEHGLGGSSTAAPIAKVVLEKYFEDYLNELQANEEKENQA; this is encoded by the coding sequence ATGAAGTTGTTTTTTAAAGAGGTCGAGGAATTCAGCGAGCGGGACGAAGAGGCTGTAGACCTTTTGCGGAGACGTTTGCTTGGCGGAGTCGCTGTTATTATACCATTTTTCTCGATTATCATATCCAGGCTCTGGTCATTGCAGATTCTCCACGGCGATGATTACAAGGAACATGCTTACAGTAACAGGGTGAGAGTTCAGGAAATAGCAGCTCCCCGTGGCCACATACTCGACAGAAAAGGGCGTGAGATTGTTACCAACAGGCCTTCTTTTAATGTGGTTCTCATGCGTGAGGACAGCCATGACATCGAGGAAGTACTGAAACGTCTTGCGCCGGTGTTAAAGGAAGATATATCCCTTCTATGGGAGAGGATTCGCAAATCCTCGGGAGTGCCACGGTATTTGCCGATCACTCTCAAAGAAGATATTGACTGGCAGACCCTGGCCTATATTGAAAACCACAATCAGGAGTTTCCAGGTATTCGTATTGAGGTGAAACCTGTCAGGGTGTATGAGTACGGGAATCTTGCCTCCAATACTATCGGTTACCTTGGTGTGATCAGTAAGGCAGAGCTTGAAAAGTCAGATCAGAAAATCTATAGCGGCACGGACCTTGTTGGCAAGCAGGGGTTGGAGAAGCTCCGCGAAGCAGATCTCAGGGGTGGCAAAGGACATCGCTATATTGAAGTAGATGCCAGAGGTTTTGAACGCAAACAGCTCAAACAGATCGATCCCTTGCCGGGCAATCAGATTTACCTCACTATAGATGCCGAACTGCAGAAGGTTGCAGAGAACCTGATGGATAGGGATGAGCGCGCTGGTGCAGTAGTTGCCATGGAGGTGAAGACCGGGCGCTTGCTCGTTCTGGCAACAACGCCGTCAATCGTGCTCGATCAGTTCATCGGCGGTATCTCACACAAGAACTGGAACGCCCTGCGTGATAATCCACAGCATCCGTTGCTCAACAAGATTGTCCAGGCAAACTACCCGCCTGGCTCAACCTACAAGATGGTCATCGGTCTGGCTGGCCTCGCGAAAGGTCTGGTTGATCGCGAAACCAAAATCTATTGCCCTGGTCATTATTCTCTCGGCAATAAAACCTATCGCTGCTGGAAGCATAGCGGGCATGGTTCCGTAAATCTGGAAGAGGCTCTTGAGCAGTCCTGTGATGTTTACTTTTATCAGTTAGGGCAGTGGCTTGGGGTTGATACTATAGCAGAGTATGCCAAAAAATTCGGCCTGGGTGAGAAAACCGGCGTGGAGATGGAGCATGAAAAAAGTGGCCTCGTCCCTACCAAGAATTGGAAAAGGCAGCGGTATGGTGAAAGATGGCATGACGGTGAAACAGTAATTGTGGCTATTGGCCAAGGCTATAATCTTGCAACGCCTATCCAGCTCACGGTAATGACAGCTGCTTTGGCGGCCAATGGTAAAAGAATGCAGCCGCAGTTGATAGAGAAAGTTGTCGATCCCAGCGGTGAAGTTACCGATACATTCGAGCCGATAGTTGTGGCCGATGAAAAATTCGATTCCCGGTTTATGGATATCATTCATCAAGGCATGGTAGACGTGGTTCACGGGAAAAAAGGCACTGCTCGTAAAATTGCGATCGATGGCCTGACAATAGCCGGTAAGACTGGTACATCCCAGGTCGTTCGTGTGGCAAAGTACCGTGGATTGAAAGACGATGACATTCCTTATAATTATCGGGACCATGCACTTTTCACCTGTTATGCGCCGGCGGATGACCCTGAGATTGCGTTGACTGTCATTGTCGAGCATGGGCTTGGCGGGTCCTCGACTGCAGCACCTATCGCCAAGGTAGTCCTTGAGAAGTATTTCGAGGATTATCTTAATGAATTACAAGCGAATGAAGAAAAGGAAAATCAAGCCTGA
- the polA gene encoding DNA polymerase I, with protein MKEDVYLIDGSAYIYRAYHGVKPLSNSKGMMTHAVFGFINILRRIMRERDPKYIAVAWDSRGPVFRHEIYKEYKANRPQMPEDLAQQLPYIREFVASSNILCLEEQGIEADDLIASSARKLAEKGHNVVIVSGDKDLLQLVGDSIVMWDPMKDKVMDSEAVVEKYKVTPDKLLEIFALIGDSSDNVPGVPGVGQKTAEKLIAEFGDLDGLYANVESMKKSKMKERLIENRESAYLSKDLIRLKEDAEVPVALDVYSIQKPDDAKLAALFTELEFTTFLKDIDTSEKISTDGFSLVTDEGELKAVVEKLQECGSVVFDTETTSLDARVAKLVGISLCADSDQAWYVPVGHRDEAGERVAGQLDKELVKSILEPLFSDPTIAKIAHNLKYDFTVLDQHWGIRLAGRLIDTMIAAHLLEVPGRSLKLDDLCFDRGIKMTAFKDVVGKDSREDCFAYVGLKEACDYSCEDVYGTLQLWQEFEPQIVEKDLDQLFYDLEMPLVPVLADMEVRGICVDEQILKELSLEFAGKLEAIEASIYELAGKTFNINSPKQLGQLLFEDLELPHGRKTKTGYSTDVKVLEKLASKHELPALILEYRTLAKLQSTYVDKLSSLRDKITGRIHTSFNQAVTATGRLSSSNPNLQNIPIRTEEGNRIRQAFVPAEGYTFVSADYSQIDLRVLAHYSQDEALLAAFNAGEDIHSRTAAQIFGVSPMLVTPDMRRVAKSINFGIVYGMSSFGLSNQLNISRKDAQNFIDKYFAHYSGVKQFMEDIVEQARNDGYVTTLMHRRRGCPEIDVKNKMRREFAERMAINTPIQGTAADIIKLAMLQVEHKIAETGSPAKLLLQIHDELVLEVPEHAVEETSEMVRLAMEGAMKLDVPLVVNVEIGKSLAKS; from the coding sequence GTGAAAGAAGATGTCTACTTAATAGATGGCAGCGCCTATATTTACCGAGCGTACCATGGGGTTAAACCTCTCTCCAACAGTAAGGGCATGATGACCCACGCTGTTTTTGGATTCATAAATATTCTTCGACGCATCATGCGCGAACGCGACCCGAAATACATTGCAGTTGCCTGGGATAGCCGAGGACCTGTCTTCAGACATGAAATTTATAAGGAATACAAGGCCAACAGGCCGCAAATGCCGGAAGATCTCGCCCAGCAGCTTCCCTATATCCGGGAGTTTGTAGCGTCTTCAAATATACTCTGTCTTGAAGAACAGGGGATTGAGGCAGACGATCTCATTGCTTCATCGGCCAGGAAACTTGCCGAAAAAGGCCATAACGTTGTCATCGTCTCCGGAGACAAGGATCTTTTGCAACTGGTTGGTGATTCCATTGTCATGTGGGACCCCATGAAAGACAAAGTCATGGATTCTGAGGCTGTTGTCGAAAAGTATAAAGTCACCCCGGATAAACTTCTGGAAATCTTCGCCCTCATTGGCGATAGCTCCGATAACGTCCCAGGTGTGCCAGGAGTAGGGCAGAAAACCGCGGAAAAATTGATTGCCGAGTTCGGTGACCTTGATGGTCTCTATGCAAATGTTGAGTCGATGAAAAAGTCCAAGATGAAAGAACGACTCATCGAAAACAGGGAATCCGCCTATCTTTCCAAAGATTTGATCAGGCTCAAGGAGGATGCCGAAGTACCAGTGGCACTCGATGTTTATTCGATTCAGAAACCCGACGATGCAAAACTTGCAGCCCTCTTTACTGAACTCGAGTTTACCACCTTTCTGAAGGATATCGATACGTCGGAGAAAATATCGACAGACGGATTTTCACTGGTTACCGATGAGGGTGAGCTGAAGGCGGTTGTAGAAAAATTGCAAGAGTGCGGTTCGGTGGTGTTTGATACTGAAACCACCTCGCTTGACGCTCGCGTTGCCAAACTGGTGGGTATTTCTCTCTGTGCAGACTCAGATCAGGCCTGGTATGTGCCGGTTGGACATCGTGACGAAGCAGGGGAACGGGTGGCAGGCCAACTTGATAAGGAGTTGGTTAAATCAATACTGGAGCCGCTGTTTTCCGATCCGACCATTGCCAAAATCGCTCATAATCTGAAATATGATTTTACCGTACTCGATCAGCATTGGGGCATTCGCCTTGCTGGCAGACTGATCGATACCATGATTGCGGCTCACCTGCTTGAAGTTCCAGGGCGTTCATTGAAGCTTGATGATCTCTGTTTTGATCGCGGTATAAAAATGACAGCCTTTAAGGATGTCGTCGGCAAAGATAGTCGTGAAGACTGTTTTGCCTATGTAGGTCTGAAAGAAGCATGTGATTACAGCTGTGAAGATGTTTATGGCACCCTGCAACTCTGGCAGGAGTTCGAACCGCAGATAGTTGAGAAAGATCTCGATCAGCTTTTTTATGATCTCGAAATGCCGCTTGTCCCGGTATTAGCCGATATGGAGGTGAGGGGAATCTGTGTGGATGAGCAGATTCTGAAAGAACTCTCGCTTGAGTTCGCGGGCAAACTCGAAGCAATTGAGGCAAGCATTTATGAACTCGCAGGAAAAACGTTTAATATAAATTCACCTAAGCAGCTTGGTCAGTTACTTTTTGAGGATTTAGAGCTTCCCCATGGCAGGAAGACCAAAACAGGCTATTCGACCGATGTTAAAGTGCTTGAAAAACTTGCCTCTAAGCACGAACTGCCAGCCCTCATCCTTGAGTACCGTACACTCGCCAAGCTGCAGTCGACATATGTGGATAAGCTGTCCTCTCTGCGTGATAAAATTACTGGGAGAATCCACACTTCATTCAACCAGGCAGTTACTGCTACCGGACGTCTCTCGTCCAGTAATCCTAATCTGCAGAATATTCCGATTCGAACTGAAGAGGGCAATCGGATTCGCCAGGCGTTCGTGCCGGCGGAGGGCTATACTTTTGTGTCTGCTGATTATTCTCAGATCGATCTTCGGGTTCTGGCCCATTACTCGCAGGATGAGGCCCTGCTCGCAGCTTTTAACGCAGGAGAGGATATTCATTCCAGAACGGCGGCACAGATCTTTGGAGTATCCCCTATGCTGGTAACTCCGGATATGCGCAGAGTTGCCAAGAGCATCAATTTCGGAATTGTTTACGGCATGAGCAGTTTTGGTCTCTCCAACCAGCTGAATATCAGCAGAAAGGATGCGCAGAATTTTATTGATAAGTATTTTGCTCACTATTCCGGAGTGAAACAGTTTATGGAGGATATTGTCGAGCAGGCGAGAAACGATGGGTATGTGACCACGTTGATGCATAGACGCCGAGGCTGTCCCGAGATAGATGTTAAGAACAAAATGCGCAGAGAGTTTGCAGAGCGCATGGCGATTAACACCCCAATCCAGGGTACAGCAGCCGATATTATCAAGCTTGCCATGCTGCAGGTTGAGCACAAGATCGCAGAAACAGGCAGCCCGGCAAAGCTGTTGCTGCAGATTCACGATGAACTCGTTTTAGAGGTGCCTGAACATGCGGTTGAAGAGACCAGCGAGATGGTTCGATTGGCCATGGAAGGCGCTATGAAACTTGATGTGCCGTTGGTGGTTAATGTTGAGATCGGGAAAAGTCTGGCTAAATCCTGA
- a CDS encoding HPF/RaiA family ribosome-associated protein codes for MELKIEARNVELRKGWQTKIEEEKNKLVRHYAGLVLHLRVSIEGTAHHKEGGFEIKIIATIPNDTVVVARKGETVRPLLTEAFDILALQLKECLRKKRKNVKAHTNDETDKIGVIRKLSPFESYGFITSFDNRDIYFHENALKNIDMEQLTEGDSVYFGETRGDKGPQASWVRPAR; via the coding sequence ATGGAACTTAAGATCGAAGCCCGGAATGTTGAGTTACGCAAAGGATGGCAGACTAAGATCGAAGAGGAGAAGAACAAGTTGGTGCGTCATTACGCCGGTCTGGTTCTTCACCTGCGCGTCTCCATCGAAGGAACTGCTCATCATAAGGAAGGAGGGTTTGAGATCAAGATTATCGCGACTATTCCGAATGACACAGTAGTTGTTGCCAGAAAAGGAGAAACCGTTCGACCGCTGCTGACAGAGGCCTTTGATATCCTGGCTTTACAGTTAAAGGAATGTCTTCGCAAGAAGAGGAAAAACGTTAAGGCACACACCAACGATGAAACAGATAAGATAGGAGTTATTCGTAAACTATCCCCTTTTGAGTCATATGGTTTTATAACCTCTTTTGATAACAGAGATATCTATTTTCATGAAAATGCGCTGAAAAATATTGATATGGAGCAGCTTACCGAAGGAGACAGCGTCTATTTTGGTGAAACAAGAGGAGACAAGGGGCCGCAAGCCTCATGGGTAAGGCCCGCAAGGTAA
- the hflC gene encoding protease modulator HflC yields the protein MKQIIQFFSVGLILLAITVIYDGFYILEEGQQAVVTQFGAPVGDPVTDAGLHLKMPFIQQVNEFEKKIQIWDGEPNQIPTNDKTFVFLDITARWKISDALRYLQAASGSEVRAQSLLDDIIGGTVRDMVNKNNLIEIIRSSDWSEDTMTPGISNEAMGTRPVMGRDKIADIILETAGRATPQYGIELVDVMIKRVNYIESVRERVYDRMISERQRIAAEKRSFGEGQKNEILGTIERELKEIISNANREALIIRGNADAEATQIYGDAYSQNPDFYQFLKTLESYDKVIGGNTNLVISSDSDLYRYLKSVEPTK from the coding sequence GCTATCACTGTCATATATGACGGCTTTTATATTTTAGAAGAAGGTCAGCAGGCTGTTGTCACCCAGTTCGGTGCACCTGTCGGCGACCCCGTAACCGATGCCGGACTGCATTTAAAGATGCCATTTATCCAGCAGGTTAATGAGTTTGAAAAGAAGATCCAGATCTGGGACGGTGAACCAAACCAGATCCCTACCAATGATAAGACTTTCGTGTTCCTCGACATTACCGCTCGCTGGAAAATCTCCGACGCACTCCGGTATCTGCAGGCAGCAAGTGGTTCTGAGGTTCGGGCCCAGTCCCTTCTGGATGACATTATCGGCGGTACCGTTCGCGATATGGTGAACAAAAATAATCTGATTGAGATTATCCGCAGTTCTGATTGGTCTGAAGATACCATGACCCCCGGCATCAGTAATGAGGCTATGGGGACCAGACCGGTGATGGGTCGCGACAAAATTGCCGACATTATCCTCGAGACCGCAGGCAGGGCAACCCCACAATACGGCATTGAGCTGGTTGACGTAATGATCAAACGCGTCAACTACATCGAATCCGTACGTGAGAGAGTTTATGACAGAATGATCTCCGAAAGACAGAGAATCGCTGCAGAGAAACGTTCTTTCGGTGAAGGTCAGAAGAATGAGATTCTCGGTACCATTGAGCGAGAGCTGAAAGAGATCATCTCCAACGCCAACCGTGAAGCACTGATAATCCGCGGTAATGCTGATGCCGAGGCAACCCAGATTTATGGTGATGCTTACTCTCAGAACCCTGACTTCTATCAGTTCCTCAAGACTCTTGAAAGCTATGATAAGGTCATTGGTGGTAACACCAATCTGGTTATCTCTTCGGATTCCGATCTCTATCGCTACCTGAAAAGTGTAGAACCAACCAAATAA
- a CDS encoding citrate synthase — protein MSQEFAQLCIDGQTYTLPIVEGTAGQKAIDIRTLLKDSGYITLDSGYMNTGSCTSSITYLDGGKGILNYRGYAIEDLAENCQFIEVAYLILNGELPNFEQLEQFKRDMRRFALIHEDMIHFFDHFPPNASPMSILSTMVGSLHNFYPEMDVEEDPYGGIIVTTARLVSKIRTIAAFSYKKNIGHPLVYPNAKLNYVQNFLHMMFDRPNMPYVIKPEVASALNKLLILHADHEQNCSTSTVRLVGSAGVNLYASISAGISALWGPLHGGANQAVLEMLELIYADDCNYKKYIEKAKDKNDPFRLSGFGHRVYKTFDPRAKIIKDACHEVLVALEIEDPLLDIALELEERVRKDDYFLSRNLYPNVDFYSGIIYRAIGIPTNMFTVMFALGRLPGWIAQWREMKEDKHNSKIGRPRQVYTGHNLRQFIPMHQRK, from the coding sequence ATGTCCCAGGAATTTGCGCAGCTTTGTATTGATGGTCAAACCTATACTCTTCCGATCGTTGAAGGTACTGCTGGTCAAAAAGCTATTGATATCAGAACGCTACTTAAAGATAGCGGCTACATCACTCTCGACAGCGGCTACATGAATACCGGCTCCTGCACCAGTTCCATTACCTATCTCGACGGCGGAAAAGGAATTCTCAACTACCGCGGTTACGCCATTGAAGATCTCGCAGAAAACTGCCAGTTCATCGAAGTAGCCTACCTTATCCTCAATGGGGAACTGCCGAACTTTGAGCAACTCGAACAGTTCAAAAGGGATATGCGTCGGTTTGCCCTGATTCATGAGGACATGATCCATTTCTTCGATCACTTCCCGCCTAACGCCTCACCAATGTCCATCCTTTCCACCATGGTTGGTTCGCTGCACAATTTCTACCCGGAAATGGATGTCGAAGAAGATCCTTATGGCGGAATTATTGTAACCACTGCACGACTAGTGTCAAAAATCAGAACAATCGCAGCCTTTTCCTATAAAAAGAATATAGGCCATCCATTGGTCTACCCCAATGCAAAATTGAACTATGTGCAGAACTTCCTGCACATGATGTTCGATCGTCCAAATATGCCCTACGTCATCAAACCTGAAGTGGCTTCCGCATTGAACAAACTGCTCATTCTCCACGCCGACCATGAGCAGAATTGCTCAACATCAACTGTCCGCCTGGTAGGCAGCGCCGGAGTTAACCTCTACGCTTCGATCTCAGCAGGCATCAGCGCCCTCTGGGGGCCGCTCCATGGTGGTGCCAACCAGGCAGTTCTTGAAATGCTCGAACTGATCTATGCAGATGACTGTAATTACAAAAAATATATAGAGAAGGCCAAAGATAAAAATGATCCGTTCAGGCTCTCCGGTTTCGGCCACAGGGTATATAAGACATTCGATCCGCGTGCTAAAATCATCAAGGATGCCTGCCATGAAGTGCTTGTTGCTCTGGAAATTGAGGATCCATTGCTTGACATTGCACTGGAACTTGAGGAACGCGTAAGAAAAGACGATTATTTTCTCTCCAGAAACCTCTACCCCAATGTGGACTTTTACAGCGGTATCATTTACCGGGCCATAGGCATTCCCACAAATATGTTTACCGTTATGTTTGCTCTCGGCCGACTGCCAGGCTGGATTGCCCAGTGGCGTGAAATGAAAGAAGATAAACACAATTCAAAAATCGGCAGACCCCGACAGGTATATACTGGCCACAATCTCCGACAATTCATACCGATGCACCAGCGCAAGTAA